The DNA window AAAAGGAAAGCGCTTACTCACCCTTTGGCTACCAGAATACCCTTTTTCAATATATTGCTTTAAAATCCGTAAttccttttttaatttgtaaaatatatgttaaataaaatgtttcattGGCTTAGGATACAAATCAAATAGTTATGTAAAATACTATATTTTACGGTTTTTTAAGCATAACTTGGCTTAGAAGTAAGCCACAGATAGCCGATGTGCATTTTTTTACATCTGATCATCTACAGAATCAAACTAAACTACTTCCATGCTAAAGtcaaacaaaattttttttgtcaaaattttcgattttttaaggggtaccatcataaaaattttcaaaaattcaaaaaaaattttttttttaatattaaaacaaatttgaatGCCAGTTTAAAGAGGATGATTTTTCTAGCTCATCAATGTATGACATTCCACATTTAAACTGATTTTTAAGAGTACCTTAGAAATGCGAACTCAAGAAACGTTTGCATTTCAAGGCGACCGCTTTTCGTGGACTCAGATGTGAACTCGAACTTGGATTGCAGCTCCGATTTGCATTCCCATCCGTCGAGTGACATTCGGAGGCAGCGGAGATGCAGATTGAACGGCCACTGGTTGCTCCTCGGTGGCGTGTGCTGTTGGCCAGGCTTTGAATTCGGTTTAATTCGGCTCTTTTGGCTCTTTGAATTCGATTTCGTTTCCCAGACCGAGCAATTTATTGCAGCCTCGAGTTTGTCAATACACGAAAAATCGCTCGACGCTCGTTAGCCAAGACAGTGTTTGCAACTTGTCCCGAAGAAAAGCCttttttagcttttttttctttggttaTGCAACCGCTGAGAGCGATTCAAGGTGAAATCGCAATAGGAAACACTGCCCGGCTGACAGCTGACTGCAGTTgcgttttaatttttattattattattcctaAGAGCGCGAGCATCAGCGAGTTTAAGCCAACATCCTCACGGGCAGCAAAAGGCGGAGCTGGGTTGTGTTTCCCCACCCCCCACCAGGTGGTAATTACACACACCCAAGCCACAAAGTCGTTTGTCAAGTGTCGTTTATGAATTGCCGTGATTCATGAGCGCTCGAATTTAATTACCAGGATTGGAGAAATGCTCATTCCATTAGCCGCAAGAAATATGAGTAATCGAGTGGACTTGAAAACAGTGTCAAAAAACTGTGATGTGTCAAAAAGTGAAATACACTCATTGATTTTTGAGGTGAGCGCTGTTTGGGGCATAAAAGTGTTAATTATATGTCAACTACTGTAtgtttctatatttatttgaGTCGTTACTGTACCACCCAGGTATTATTTTATGCACCAATTCGTTCCCCCTTACATATGTTTCTTCCTTCATTTTAAATGTCTTTATGTTTGCATGCCCTGCTGATGTTTTTTCATTTGAAGCTGCCGCCGTAAAAaagaattttattttgtttacaagTTTGAATTACGCAACACATCAATTCAACGAGCCATTAGTGCGTAATAGttgtaataaaataaacaaaaaattacagATTTAATTGCAGATAAAAAACTATGATTTATCCATACGCGGAATGATTTCTTaaatcttttatattttgttttatgttttttgatttttccaACAAAAGCAATTTATCATAGAAACGTATGTAGTTAATTcttaaaaaatacttgtttGTTACTCAACAAAAAGTGCAAACTTGCAACATACTTTATCACAGCAAAGTATATGTTTTAAGTCGTATGAAATATGCAACTGTGAGCCGAAATTTGGTAACCTCACATTATGCACCATACCCATTTGGGGTTTCAAAAACAAACGCCATCCAGAGCCAACAttatttgtgatttatttgCCATGGCTCGAACGCCAAGGATGTCTGACAATAAATACTATCCCGCCTGGCAATTACTTTCGCACACCAGACACGGCCAACCCAGTTTTATCGTTATCTATACGGAGAATCTATGGATCGCAGGCCTCGCACAGTGGCACACTTACACACATTCGCAGTCACAATCACAATCACACTCATTCACTCATTCAGTCAGTCATCTCATCCATCATGGCACGTATTCGCATTTGTCGTGCGAGGGGGCAGGGAAATTGGGCCCCCctagaaaagaaaaacacaaaggCAGCCCAGAGATCCGCAGACAGTCATCAAATTATATTCGAAATTGCCATTGTTTGCAGAGTGGAGAGACTGCGAGCGCATCGGGAGTTTTCCTACGATTTTCACTTTCGTTGAGAGCAGAAGCGTGCAGAAATTTTCCAAATTCGAACCCCAGAAAAGCCTCCGTTCGCCAGGCCAGCTGACGCTGAAGTGAGGGATCGGTTTTAACCCAGCAGCGGCAAAAGCAGCGGCAGCCCAGCGGCGATGAGAGCGAAAGTGCACGACACTGGGTCTCGGACTTGGCCAAAATGTGTGGCCAAAACGAGGAGCtcgaagagagagagagagagagctctCCAGCACATCCACATCCGACAGCGGGAAATCGGCGGTGCTGTAATAAGTTGATTGTGCGGTAATTTCGGTTTCACTTGCCATCCCACACAGACAAGCAGACGGTAACCCCACAGATACAAGTAGGCTGCGAGttaaagatacagatacttttGCAGACAGAGATACAGACAGATGGCCAAGACAGCGCCTCATTATTGGCCTGCTCGCCACGCATGCGCAGTGCCCAGAAAGCAAAGtcgcatcatcatcaccatcaccaaAAAACGAAATACGAAAAACCCAAGCCGAAACGGAGACCCTCTCGCAGTTACAACAACTGCTGATATTGTGGTAGTGGTGCTGTGCATCTGGCTGGATTTCTGTATAAATTGGTGATGCGGCTGCAGTGGTTCGTCAGTGAAGCATTTGATTTGGTCTAATAAACAGCAGCCGAGTGCAATCCGAGGATATAGCAACGTGAGGCACTTAAAGCTTTGAGTTAACCCAAACCGTATAACTGAATCCCCGTCCTGTTTCTGTTCttcccaaaaacaaaaaatcattgCATCTACACAAAACCACAGACCGAGGATTACTGTGACATAGTGCCGATTGCTAAAGTGTGTGCGTTGTGAACGAAAAAGCCGTGAATCCCCATCTAGTATCCATAACCCGTGATTGTTCAGCCATGAAAGCCTTCATCCTAATGTCCTGCCTGGCGCTGACCGCCGCTCGTCCTGAAGCCGGATACAACTACAACCGTCCtggtggcggcggtggctCCGGCGGTGGCATTGGCGGTGGCATTGGCGGTGGATTCGGAGGTGGCGGTTCCGGCGGAGGATTCGGTGGTGGATTCGGCGGTAGCAGCGGCGGAGGAGGATTCAGCAGCGGCGGAGGCGGTGGCTTCAGCAGCGGCGGTGGTGGAGGCGGTGGATTCGGCGGTGGATTCGGAGGCGGCTCCGGCGGAGGATTCGGTGGAGGTGCGTGGCCTCACTTGCGAATGTAATCTCAATTTAACAAAACATAATGTTATTCACAAACAGGCGGCAGCATTGGCGGATtcggaggcggcggcggtggtggtggtggcaccACCTTGGTGCAGAAGCACATCTACGTGCACGTGCCGCCACCAGAGCAGGAAGAAGTGCGCCAGCGCCCTAACCTGCCCATTGGCCAGTCCCAGAAGCACTACAAGATCATCTTCATCAAGGCCCCATCGCCACCATCGTACCAGGCTCCGGTCATTCCCCTGCAACCTCAGAACGAGGAGAAGACTCTGGTCTACGTGCTGGTGAAGAAGCCCGAGGATCAGCAGGACATTGTCATCCCCACGCCCGCACCCACGCAGCCATCGAAGCCCGAGGTGTACTTCATCAAGTACAAGACCCAGAAGGATTCCAGCGGCATTTCTGGAGGAATCTCCGGCTCCACTGGTGGCTTCACCCAGACCAACACCGGCAATGGTTACACCTCTGGCAGCGATGGTGGCTTCACTGGTGGAGACAGCGGCTCCATCTCGGCCCCGTCCAGCAACTACGGACCACCTGGAAAGTCCGGACCCTACTAAATGGATCTTCAACCCATCGTGAACTCAAAATTGCGAACTTCGAACTCGGCCCAAGCTGCTGACTAGTCCTGTCGTTGACACGCCCCCAAACTCTCTCATTTGAGTACCACATCATCCACATCACATTAACCACCTCACGATCTTCGACCACCATGTGTCCCTGAATTATCTCAGACTTGCATCACTCCTTCTAAACAAGGGGGCGGCGCTTTCGCCCACGACTTTTGTACATAATACGTTTCCATCCTTCCGTTTCCACTCACTCTCACTATCCACCTTTTTGCATCTGTACATTTTTCACCTTCAACTGAATTAGAGTCTAACCTTCAGCCCTGCCTCGAAAATTCTATTAGCTAATAGGCGACAAGTGCGGGTTCCTTGGATGGGAACCTCATCTGGCGCCCGGAAGAGcgaatgatgatg is part of the Drosophila sechellia strain sech25 chromosome 3R, ASM438219v1, whole genome shotgun sequence genome and encodes:
- the LOC6617122 gene encoding pupal cuticle protein 36, which encodes MKAFILMSCLALTAARPEAGYNYNRPGGGGGSGGGIGGGIGGGFGGGGSGGGFGGGFGGSSGGGGFSSGGGGGFSSGGGGGGGFGGGFGGGSGGGFGGGGSIGGFGGGGGGGGGTTLVQKHIYVHVPPPEQEEVRQRPNLPIGQSQKHYKIIFIKAPSPPSYQAPVIPLQPQNEEKTLVYVLVKKPEDQQDIVIPTPAPTQPSKPEVYFIKYKTQKDSSGISGGISGSTGGFTQTNTGNGYTSGSDGGFTGGDSGSISAPSSNYGPPGKSGPY